One segment of Tenrec ecaudatus isolate mTenEca1 chromosome 1, mTenEca1.hap1, whole genome shotgun sequence DNA contains the following:
- the EVA1B gene encoding protein eva-1 homolog B, producing the protein MDAPRRDMELLSNSLAAFAHIRANPESFGLYFVLGVCFGLLLTLCLLVISISCAPRPRPRGPLSRRDARSSTLEAEDEDEDEEEDTVTRLGPDDTLPGVELAQEPDGPLSVNVFTSAEELERAQRLEERERILREIWRTGQPDLLGTGTLGPGPTATGTLGRVHYY; encoded by the exons atGGACGCCCCCAGAAGGGACATGGAGTTGCTGAGCAACAGCCTGGCGGCCTTCGCGCACATCCGCG CTAACCCCGAGAGCTTCGGCCTCTACTTCGTGCTGGGCGTCTGTTTCGGCCTGCTGCTGACCCTGTGCCTCCTGGTCATCAGCATTTCCTGCGCACCCCGCCCGCGGCCGCGCGGCCCCCTGTCCCGCCGGGACGCCCGCAGCAGCACCCTGGAGGCCGAGGATGAGGacgaggacgaggaggaggacaCGGTGACGCGGCTAGGCCCCGACGACACGCTGCCAGGAGTCGAGCTGGCTCAGGAACCGGATGGGCCGCTCAGCGTCAATGTCTTCACGTCGGCCGAGGAGCTGGAGCGCGCGCAGCGGCTGGAGGAGCGGGAACGGATCCTGCGGGAGATCTGGCGCACAGGGCAGCCGGACCTGCTGGGCACCGGCACGCTGGGGCCCGGCCCCACGGCCACCGGAACCCTGGGGCGCGTGCACTATTACTGA